DNA sequence from the Rhodothermales bacterium genome:
CCGCCGGCCGCCTCGACGCGTTTTAATGCCTCGTCGACCGACACGACCTCGACCGTGTTGATGACGGCCTGCGGCATATGATTATGCATCACCGCTCCGTTGATACCGGGTGTGCCTTCCGGACCCGTTGTCATGAGCCAGTAATTCTGCGGGCCGTCCCACGTGGCGACATCCCACCCGAAGACAGCTTTGTAAAATGCGGCGGACTGCTCGGGGTGTTCGGTAAG
Encoded proteins:
- a CDS encoding VOC family protein, with amino-acid sequence MGRPIHFEILTEHPEQSAAFYKAVFGWDVATWDGPQNYWLMTTGPEGTPGINGAVMHNHMPQAVINTVEVVSVDEALKRVEAAGGKLVMGPNDIPGVGRHLYCADPNGVILGLLQPAR